One window of the Octopus sinensis linkage group LG9, ASM634580v1, whole genome shotgun sequence genome contains the following:
- the LOC118764887 gene encoding uncharacterized protein LOC118764887: MNLLISSVKLPEEPKRRESLNVDLLWKTSLSIRLSRPAWYGYMQIINNGDYPGQSSTMFLPMVDMNPNDMICDNSTSHFVAEHAKLYGATPVLIFDHPLWFKETTVVESPEENSDLHPIVLRLGVFHTLISFLSSTGYLMRGTGLQEILEVIFAGNTVTHILTETAAARAIGGHLLVGSILPHFSWGSSLLYLMTMDLGTIGNLYDDLFSGEITLNDVESSLYLQNLQKKLETHKDMLESSYCIARLWLLYMGTIDIMRSFTQSQP, translated from the coding sequence ATGAACTTGCTAATATCAAGTGTGAAGCTACCAGAGGAACCCAAACGCAGGGAAAGTCTAAATGTAGATCTCCTGTGGAAAACGTCCCTGTCTATCCGGTTATCAAGACCAGCATGGTATGGATACATGCAAATAATAAACAACGGAGACTACCCAGGACAGTCATCCACCATGTTCCTTCCCATGGTTGATATGAACCCAAATGACATGATATGTGACAACTCAACTTCACACTTCGTTGCAGAGCATGCCAAGCTCTATGGAGCAACACCAGTTCTCATTTTTGACCACCCTTTGTGGTTCAAGGAAACTACAGTTGTGGAAAGTCCTGAAGAGAACAGTGATCTACATCCAATTGTTTTAAGACTTGGGGTATTTCACACACTAATAAGCTTTCTAAGTAGCACTGGGTACTTGATGAGAGGAACAGGCCTTCAAGAAATCTTGGAGGTGATCTTCGCTGGGAACACTGTTACCCATATATTAACTGAAACCGCAGCTGCTCGTGCCATTGGTGGTCATCTCCTTGTAGGTTCCATCCTTCCACACTTCTCTTGGGGATCAAGTTTGCTTTATCTAATGACAATGGATTTGGGGACAATAGGGAACCTCTATGATGATCTCTTCTCTGGTGAAATCACGCTCAATGATGTAGAATCATCTTTGTACCTGCAGAATCTTCAAAAGAAACTTGAGACACACAAGGACATGTTGGAATCGAGCTACTGTATTGCACGTCTGTGGCTGCTATACATGGGGACAATAGACATCATGAGATCATTCACCCAATCGCAACCATGA
- the LOC115215726 gene encoding histone H1.0-B-like: MSKKLLATHNSTIVLNSSVERPTYHVMIKEAISFLNERKGSSRQAISKYIESTYYLSSVDKSVQSRLKMSLVRGVDKGYFHQTSGKGANGSFKLTKEEPKRKAETKPKKEVTAKESKPKNVTTKKIKKSPEKPEVSPVKSKEKPLPKLKIKSVPLKKSGSDVSTPKSIKKMARLKGKLSNSGKTIKPTLLQLTPHKKRDKRLTKILTPKKVVINPRPKKYIGNR; encoded by the coding sequence ATGTCCAAGAAATTACTGGCGACACACAATTCTACAATAGTGTTAAATAGTTCAGTGGAGCGGCCGACGTATCATGTAATGATAAAAGAAGCCATTTCGTTTTTAAATGAACGTAAAGGGTCATCTCGCCAGGCTATTAGCAAATATATTGAATCGACGTATTATTTATCGTCAGTCGATAAAAGTGTACAAAGTCGTCTAAAGATGAGCTTAGTTCGAGGTGTTGACAAAGGTTATTTCCATCAAACAAGTGGCAAGGGCGCTAACGGTTCGTTCAAACTTACTAAAGAGGAGCCAAAGAGAAAAGCGGAAACTAAACCCAAGAAAGAAGTAACTGCTAAGGAAAGTAAACCGAAAAATGTTACaacaaagaaaatcaaaaagTCTCCTGAGAAACCCGAAGTGTCTCCCGTGAAATCTAAGGAGAAACCCTTACCAAAACTCAAAATCAAGTCTGTGCCCCTAAAGAAATCGGGTAGCGACGTTTCCACCCCGAAGAGTATTAAAAAAATGGCAAGGTTGAAAGGTAAGCTTTCCAATAGTGGGAAGACTATAAAACCAACATTGTTACAGTTAACTCCTCACAAAAAACGAGATAAGCGTTTAACTAAAATCTTAACTCCTAAAAAAGTGGTCATTAATCCAAGACCGAAAAAGTATATTGGAAATCGTTAA